The Antennarius striatus isolate MH-2024 chromosome 11, ASM4005453v1, whole genome shotgun sequence genome window below encodes:
- the LOC137604173 gene encoding amine sulfotransferase-like, giving the protein MMSCSRVLESMDTLDLVSPYLYRYKNVNLLVKDKMRPKDLDALLDAEIRPTDIFLVAYPKSGTIWMQQILAEIIGAAHPDWVEDITNKTRVPMLESRFLGDPFRPRPDPRVFRSHLHPEMLPHGVKNNQVKVVYVWRNPKDVLVSMYYFAHSFVMLETPESFDVLFQQFLDGDAGYGSWFDHVKKYHQAQNYLNIHFVQYENMLKDLRQEVVKLCTFLGADLTDEVIDQVVEKSTFRNMKTDPKANYKDFFETHIYTEPTMRKGIAGDWKNLFTVAQNEHFDKVFKEEMSNFPLTCTWEVKQ; this is encoded by the exons ATGATGTCCTGCTCCagag ttttagaATCCATGGACACTCTGGACCTTGTCAGCCCTTACCTGTACAGGTACAAAAATGTGAACCTCCTGGTAAAGGACAAAATGCGACCTAAAGACTTGGATGCTCTTCTTGATGCTGAGATCCGTCCTACTGACATCTTCCTCGTTGCATACCCCAAGTCAG GCACAATATGGATGCAGCAGATCCTGGCTGAGATAATTGGAGCTGCTCATCCTGACTGGGTGGAGGACATCACAAACAAGACACGCGTTCCTATGTTAGAGAGCAGATTTTTAGGTGACCCCTTCCGACCCAGACCAGATCCTAGGGTGTTTCGTTCACATCTCCACCCTGAGATGTTGCCCCACGGAGTGAAAAATAATCAAGTCAAG GTTGTGTATGTTTGGAGGAATCCCAAAGATGTCCTGGTGTCCATGTATTACTTTGCCCACAGTTTTGTCATGCTGGAAACACCTGAGAGTTTTGACGTTTTGTTTCAGCAGTTCCTGGATGGTGATG CTGGATATGGATCATGGTTTgatcatgtaaaaaaatatcaCCAAGCACAAAATTACCTGAACATCCATTTTGTGCAGTATGAGAACATGCTTAAG GatctgagacaggaagtggtgaaaCTTTGTACTTTCCTGGGAGCAGACTTGACAGATGAAGTCATTGATCAAGTTGTGGAGAAGTCCACATTCAGAAACATGAAGACTGACCCCAAAGCAAActacaaagatttttttgaaacCCACATCTATACAGAGCCAACCATGCGTAAAG gtatCGCAGGTGACTGGAAGAATCTCTTCACTGTGGCCCAGAATGAACACTTTGACAAGGTGTTCAAGGAGGAAATGAGCAACTTTCCTCTGACATGCACATGGGAAGTCAAACAGTAG